The following proteins are encoded in a genomic region of Elusimicrobiota bacterium:
- a CDS encoding tetratricopeptide repeat protein: MKALLAAVILVVPGLVSAASPDAKAKRALSAANRLYHKLDLAEASARFDETLESVPGWKTAAGFRASCRWTLGDLSGAAEDAKLAAKLKPNDAQSHAARGKARLVLKDYAGALSDFRASSAADGRSVEGPLGEGSTLSALGKSREALAALNAALKRDPGSAAALLMRGSVKDRLRDYRGAADDYGAILEINPRFAWARYYRGKALRELKDYRGADAEFSAFLETNEEHEDSFYLRSNVRFLLGDYRGAVADLTKVIALNPRKGLAYSNRGQTRALLGDKPGAVADLRKALELDPQRRDKITAAIAAIESDAAPEPEPEPEPAAPAPEKAAPRRPRAEDRDAPSFGDDGPAVSIEKSGKDVAPKRIKAPESDLDDLPAAKPEKADPPPARRPRKGTAEERHNGEEESLFIDK, translated from the coding sequence ATGAAGGCCCTGCTGGCGGCCGTCATCCTCGTCGTCCCCGGTCTCGTTTCGGCCGCCTCGCCCGACGCGAAGGCCAAGCGCGCCCTGTCGGCGGCCAACCGCCTTTACCACAAGCTCGACCTCGCCGAGGCCTCCGCGCGCTTCGACGAGACGCTCGAGTCCGTGCCGGGCTGGAAGACGGCGGCGGGCTTCCGCGCCTCGTGCCGCTGGACGCTCGGCGACCTCTCCGGGGCGGCCGAGGACGCCAAGCTCGCGGCGAAGCTCAAGCCCAACGACGCGCAGTCCCACGCCGCGCGCGGCAAGGCCCGGCTCGTGCTCAAGGACTACGCCGGCGCGCTGTCCGACTTCCGCGCCTCTTCCGCCGCCGACGGCCGCTCGGTCGAGGGCCCGCTCGGCGAGGGCAGCACTTTGTCGGCACTCGGCAAGTCCCGCGAGGCCCTGGCCGCCCTCAACGCCGCGCTCAAGCGCGACCCCGGCTCCGCGGCCGCCCTGCTGATGCGCGGCTCCGTCAAGGACCGCCTGCGCGATTACCGCGGCGCCGCCGACGACTACGGCGCCATCCTCGAGATCAACCCGAGGTTCGCCTGGGCCCGCTACTACCGGGGCAAGGCCCTGCGCGAGCTCAAGGATTACCGCGGCGCCGACGCCGAATTCTCCGCGTTCCTCGAGACGAACGAGGAGCACGAGGATTCCTTCTACCTGCGCTCGAACGTGCGCTTTCTCCTCGGCGACTACCGCGGCGCCGTCGCCGACCTGACCAAGGTGATCGCCCTCAACCCGCGCAAAGGCCTCGCCTACTCCAACCGCGGCCAGACCCGCGCCTTGCTCGGCGACAAGCCCGGCGCCGTCGCCGACCTGCGCAAGGCCCTCGAGCTCGACCCGCAGCGCCGCGACAAGATCACCGCCGCCATCGCCGCCATCGAATCCGACGCCGCGCCCGAACCCGAGCCCGAGCCTGAGCCCGCGGCCCCCGCTCCGGAGAAGGCCGCGCCTCGCCGTCCCCGGGCCGAGGACCGCGACGCCCCGTCCTTCGGCGACGACGGCCCCGCCGTGAGCATCGAGAAGTCGGGCAAGGATGTCGCGCCCAAAAGGATCAAGGCGCCGGAGTCCGACCTCGACGATCTTCCTGCCGCCAAGCCGGAAAAGGCCGACCCGCCGCCCGCCCGCCGCCCGCGCAAAGGGACGGCCGAAGAGCGTCACAACGGCGAAGAAGAGTCGTTGTTCATCGATAAGTAA
- a CDS encoding trypsin-like peptidase domain-containing protein — protein sequence MKRARAALALLLAVAIPVRAETTTDPLWYLLSTYVLAPDARAVEAPNDGPADEKGLAALQADLSVLTDGFEGFRNEAQVKEALERLKPRMSPELRPFFENRGSSLDVIYRTLAVTDYTWAQRFPEPPCDPLAARRKLLAARDGLFQNEKGEASPWLVALLGPQAEGKSAEQALDQASSQAKLTGADYEKLRARVRKLTMALASDKAVGAARSKLYCSRAAAFEGLAAAHRAKDATLISAGRAVSHNPEESVFVVVWKDQRAAATLLRTKSGAVLVTDAAVVADTDHPYLFAYAGNAKPLSLTATVVRRHPELGVAVLSYAEDLARPALALSGETPAKDDLVAAVGHTSVSGLWTKTSGLVTKIGEASFQTDAAISPELSGGPVLNEAGEVAGLLVQRPADTEEGRWPVAIPAPILVRWLDDPASSLSSATTPEVIEDAGTAAILTRALSSPLTEAGLGAWNIPNLPPPPSVPRGVCVQNCGGGSSSGSSYSGSYADNGSAELGKALGELGAVLILKGIPALFRGIGKLFKKNGVSTPKAPAIAKAAPAPKTESTSPPPPPPPPKPTCELMKIGAPKKAGVEPFEVAVAVSCKGGKVPLSGHSVKFTFEWDGNLSTQTVTVITDESGLAPLVMQVSNDETKVEKVRNVSQRSHDELDHYDPEQRDPEEPAEPKEDESAPAPSVTSQDNGLITASDTVTIAKTTTAATAAAEAEEAIAASMAAARTARIANAVRAGGIFKLGGNGKVLRVIATFTLSGTAATVVGAAIVVITVKQTFEIGWAIGTVAEGKISEIQRGLKQYDQDSKASILEPESHGEGIPEPDSPVITSGKWQCKAICNVQVIGKTKCPERVYGRGGSSSEESACREAKRNATQSTPRGCYPRHCRCDCGKS from the coding sequence GTGAAAAGAGCCAGGGCGGCGCTCGCGCTTCTTCTTGCTGTCGCCATCCCCGTTCGTGCCGAGACCACGACCGACCCTCTTTGGTACCTGCTCTCGACTTATGTGTTGGCCCCGGACGCTCGGGCCGTCGAGGCCCCGAACGACGGCCCCGCCGACGAAAAGGGATTGGCCGCCCTCCAGGCCGACCTTTCGGTTTTGACCGACGGCTTCGAGGGATTCCGCAACGAGGCGCAGGTCAAGGAAGCGCTTGAGCGGCTCAAGCCGCGAATGTCTCCCGAACTCAGGCCGTTCTTCGAGAACCGCGGCTCGAGCCTCGACGTGATCTATCGCACGCTCGCCGTTACCGACTACACCTGGGCCCAACGCTTTCCCGAACCGCCCTGCGATCCTCTCGCCGCCCGCCGCAAACTCCTGGCCGCCCGCGACGGCCTATTCCAAAACGAGAAAGGCGAAGCGTCGCCGTGGCTCGTGGCGCTGCTCGGTCCCCAAGCGGAGGGGAAATCCGCGGAACAGGCCCTCGATCAGGCCTCGTCCCAGGCGAAGTTGACCGGCGCTGATTACGAGAAGCTTCGCGCCAGGGTCCGGAAGCTGACCATGGCGCTCGCCTCCGACAAAGCCGTCGGCGCCGCCCGCTCCAAGCTCTACTGCTCCCGTGCCGCGGCCTTTGAGGGCCTCGCCGCCGCTCACCGCGCGAAGGACGCGACGCTCATCTCGGCGGGCCGTGCCGTCTCCCATAATCCGGAGGAATCCGTGTTCGTCGTCGTGTGGAAGGATCAGCGCGCCGCCGCCACCCTATTAAGGACGAAGAGCGGCGCAGTGCTCGTCACTGACGCCGCCGTCGTCGCCGACACCGACCATCCCTATCTTTTCGCCTATGCGGGGAACGCGAAGCCGCTATCCCTTACGGCAACGGTCGTTCGCCGCCATCCCGAGCTCGGCGTGGCCGTGCTCTCCTATGCCGAGGACCTTGCCCGGCCCGCGCTCGCCCTATCGGGCGAGACTCCCGCGAAAGACGATCTTGTCGCCGCCGTCGGGCACACCTCGGTCTCGGGTCTGTGGACGAAGACCTCCGGTCTCGTGACCAAGATCGGGGAAGCGAGTTTCCAGACCGACGCCGCCATTTCGCCCGAGTTGAGCGGCGGCCCCGTTCTCAACGAGGCGGGGGAGGTCGCGGGCCTTCTCGTGCAGCGACCCGCCGATACGGAAGAAGGCCGCTGGCCCGTCGCCATCCCGGCGCCCATCCTCGTCCGCTGGCTCGATGATCCCGCGTCCTCGTTATCATCGGCCACGACTCCCGAAGTCATCGAGGACGCCGGTACCGCCGCCATCCTGACCCGCGCGCTCTCCAGCCCTCTGACCGAGGCCGGACTTGGCGCGTGGAATATCCCGAACCTTCCGCCTCCACCGTCGGTGCCCAGGGGCGTGTGCGTGCAAAATTGCGGCGGGGGGAGTTCTTCGGGGTCGTCCTATTCAGGGAGTTACGCGGACAACGGCAGCGCGGAGTTGGGCAAGGCCCTTGGAGAGTTGGGCGCGGTCCTTATCCTCAAAGGCATTCCCGCGCTTTTCCGGGGGATCGGGAAGCTGTTCAAGAAGAACGGGGTATCGACCCCCAAGGCTCCGGCGATCGCCAAGGCCGCTCCGGCCCCCAAAACAGAATCCACGTCTCCCCCGCCCCCGCCGCCGCCGCCGAAGCCGACCTGCGAGCTAATGAAGATCGGCGCCCCTAAGAAGGCGGGCGTGGAGCCGTTCGAGGTGGCGGTCGCGGTTTCTTGTAAGGGCGGCAAGGTCCCGTTGTCCGGACACTCGGTGAAGTTTACGTTCGAATGGGACGGGAATCTGTCCACGCAAACGGTGACGGTAATCACCGACGAGAGCGGTCTCGCGCCCCTCGTCATGCAGGTATCGAATGACGAGACCAAGGTCGAGAAGGTCCGCAATGTGTCCCAGCGGAGCCACGACGAATTGGACCATTACGATCCCGAACAGAGGGATCCGGAGGAGCCCGCGGAGCCGAAGGAGGACGAATCCGCTCCGGCCCCGTCCGTGACGAGCCAAGATAACGGCCTGATCACGGCCTCGGACACCGTGACGATCGCGAAGACCACGACGGCGGCGACCGCGGCTGCCGAGGCCGAAGAGGCTATCGCCGCGTCGATGGCGGCCGCGAGGACGGCGCGGATCGCGAACGCGGTACGGGCTGGAGGAATTTTTAAGCTCGGCGGGAACGGCAAGGTCTTGCGCGTGATTGCGACCTTCACCCTTTCGGGTACCGCGGCCACCGTCGTCGGCGCGGCCATAGTGGTGATCACGGTCAAGCAGACGTTCGAGATTGGGTGGGCCATCGGCACCGTCGCCGAAGGGAAAATCTCCGAGATACAAAGAGGATTGAAACAGTACGACCAGGATTCCAAGGCGAGCATTTTAGAGCCGGAGTCACATGGTGAAGGGATTCCCGAACCCGATTCACCAGTAATTACCTCTGGCAAATGGCAATGCAAAGCAATCTGCAATGTGCAGGTGATAGGAAAAACAAAGTGTCCCGAAAGGGTGTATGGCCGTGGGGGGAGTAGTTCCGAAGAATCCGCATGCCGTGAAGCGAAGAGAAACGCGACTCAATCGACGCCGCGAGGATGCTACCCCAGACACTGTCGTTGCGATTGCGGGAAATCATGA
- the gatA gene encoding Asp-tRNA(Asn)/Glu-tRNA(Gln) amidotransferase subunit GatA, which produces MDITEKTAAQISDAVRGGEVSAEAVAAAHFERISKLDGSIKAFLAVTKDRALEQARAVDLKRKKGEKLGVLAGVPVALKDNIQLKGVETTCASKILKGHIAAYDATVTERLLHADAVIVGKTNLDEFAMGSSTENSAFQKTANPWDHACVPGGSSGGSAAAAAARMCAFSLGSDTGGSIRQPAAFCGVVGLKPTYGLVSRFGLVAFASSLDQIGPFARTVGDAELALSVIGGHDPKDTTSAPNAPAAPSPAPKDLKGLRVGLPKEYLIEGLDPEIEKSVRAAVAALESLGAEIKEVSLPHTKYAVAAYYIIAPSEASSNLARFDGIRYGFIDKGATSLQEVYEMTRGAGFGSEVKRRIMLGTYALSSGYYDAYYAKAQKVRTLMANDFKEAFKQVDLIAGPTTPTPPFRFGEKTNDPIAMYLSDIFTIPSNMAGNASVSVPCGLSSKGLPIGLQLIGDVFQEKKLLSAAKALEAVKPFAVLKG; this is translated from the coding sequence ATGGATATCACTGAAAAAACAGCCGCCCAGATCTCCGACGCCGTCCGCGGCGGGGAGGTCTCGGCCGAGGCCGTCGCCGCCGCGCACTTCGAGCGCATCTCCAAGCTCGACGGCTCGATCAAGGCGTTCCTCGCGGTGACGAAGGACCGGGCGCTCGAGCAGGCGCGCGCCGTCGACCTGAAGCGCAAGAAGGGGGAGAAGCTCGGCGTCCTGGCGGGAGTCCCCGTGGCGTTGAAGGACAACATCCAGCTCAAGGGCGTCGAGACCACGTGCGCATCGAAGATATTGAAGGGTCACATCGCCGCTTACGACGCGACGGTCACCGAACGGCTGCTGCACGCGGACGCGGTGATCGTCGGTAAGACGAATCTCGACGAGTTCGCCATGGGCTCGTCCACCGAGAACTCGGCCTTCCAGAAGACCGCGAACCCGTGGGATCACGCCTGCGTCCCCGGCGGCTCCTCGGGCGGGTCCGCGGCGGCCGCGGCGGCGCGGATGTGCGCCTTCTCGCTGGGCTCCGACACCGGCGGCTCGATCCGTCAGCCCGCGGCGTTCTGCGGCGTCGTGGGGCTCAAGCCCACCTACGGCCTCGTCTCGCGCTTCGGCCTCGTCGCCTTCGCCTCCTCCCTCGATCAGATCGGCCCCTTCGCCCGCACCGTCGGCGACGCGGAGCTCGCGCTGTCCGTGATCGGCGGCCACGACCCGAAGGACACGACCTCCGCGCCCAACGCGCCCGCCGCGCCGTCGCCCGCGCCCAAGGACCTGAAGGGCCTTCGCGTCGGCCTGCCCAAGGAGTACCTCATCGAGGGCCTCGACCCCGAGATCGAGAAGTCGGTGCGCGCCGCCGTCGCTGCGCTGGAGTCCCTCGGCGCCGAGATCAAGGAGGTCAGCCTTCCGCACACGAAGTACGCGGTCGCGGCCTACTACATCATCGCCCCGTCCGAGGCGTCCTCGAACCTCGCGCGCTTCGACGGCATCCGCTACGGCTTCATCGACAAGGGCGCGACCAGCTTGCAGGAGGTCTACGAGATGACCCGCGGCGCCGGCTTCGGCTCCGAGGTCAAGCGCCGCATCATGCTCGGCACCTACGCGCTCTCCTCCGGCTACTACGACGCCTACTACGCGAAGGCCCAGAAGGTGCGCACCTTGATGGCCAACGATTTCAAGGAGGCGTTCAAGCAGGTGGACCTCATCGCCGGTCCCACGACGCCGACGCCGCCCTTCCGCTTCGGCGAGAAGACGAACGACCCGATCGCGATGTACCTGTCGGACATCTTCACCATCCCGTCGAACATGGCCGGCAACGCCAGCGTCTCGGTCCCGTGCGGGCTCTCGTCGAAAGGCCTGCCGATCGGGCTCCAGCTCATCGGCGACGTTTTCCAGGAAAAGAAGCTTCTCTCCGCGGCGAAGGCCCTCGAGGCCGTCAAGCCGTTCGCGGTTTTGAAGGGATGA
- the gatC gene encoding Asp-tRNA(Asn)/Glu-tRNA(Gln) amidotransferase subunit GatC, which yields MSVSDDEVRKIAKLARLRLTDAEVALYGGQLSKILDSMAELSKADTGGVAPTTSVLGAVNVMRDDAPSPFEDTETLLANAPERDGPYFKVRKVIE from the coding sequence ATGAGCGTGTCCGACGACGAAGTGAGGAAGATCGCCAAGCTCGCGCGCCTGCGCCTGACCGACGCCGAAGTCGCGCTGTACGGCGGCCAGCTGTCGAAGATCCTCGACTCGATGGCGGAGCTCTCCAAGGCCGACACCGGCGGCGTGGCGCCCACGACCTCGGTCCTCGGCGCCGTCAACGTGATGCGCGACGACGCGCCGTCGCCGTTCGAGGACACGGAGACGCTTCTCGCCAACGCGCCGGAGCGCGACGGCCCCTACTTCAAGGTGCGGAAGGTGATCGAATGA
- a CDS encoding NUDIX domain-containing protein — protein sequence MKEAKEYAAGGIVERNGKVLLVKVANLEGKVVWTFPKGHLEKKETPLKAALREVEEETGWKCRSVGPLALVRYRFNRNGRPVAKKVRWYRMEPVEKTGRPDEVEIMKTKWVSPAKAAKILSYPSDLKILKKRSSRP from the coding sequence ATGAAGGAAGCCAAGGAGTACGCGGCCGGCGGGATCGTCGAGAGGAACGGGAAGGTCCTGCTCGTGAAGGTGGCCAATCTCGAGGGGAAGGTCGTGTGGACCTTCCCGAAAGGCCATCTCGAGAAGAAGGAGACTCCGCTCAAGGCCGCCTTGCGCGAGGTCGAGGAAGAGACGGGCTGGAAGTGCCGCAGCGTCGGGCCGCTGGCCCTCGTCCGCTATCGCTTCAACCGCAACGGGCGTCCCGTGGCGAAGAAGGTGCGCTGGTACCGGATGGAGCCGGTCGAGAAGACCGGGCGTCCGGACGAAGTCGAGATCATGAAGACGAAGTGGGTTTCGCCCGCCAAAGCGGCCAAAATCCTCTCGTACCCGAGTGATTTGAAGATCCTGAAGAAGCGCTCCAGCCGGCCGTGA
- the gatB gene encoding Asp-tRNA(Asn)/Glu-tRNA(Gln) amidotransferase subunit GatB codes for MKEYELIIGLEVHCQLATKTKLFCGCGTDGFGQAPNSRVCPLCTAQPGVLPVLNRRAVELAFQAAMALECELAPQSIFARKNYFYPDLPKAYQISQYDQPFSQHGKLAITVGGAVKTIGITRIHLEEDAGKLVHDLAGSKLDGSLVDLNRSGVPLIEIVSEPDMRTSEEAYAYLTALKEVIQFTGSSRCDMEKGEMRCDANVSVRPVGQKEFGTRTETKNLNSFKNVKDAIDAEFRRQVSVIESGGKIVQETRLWDAALQAGRSMRTKEDAHDYRYFPDPDLVPLVADPKWVEKLRSELPELPAKKRARFTGQLGLSSYDAEVLTGDRVLSEYFEKAVAAAPSGSAKTVSNLLTTEMLGRLNAEGKAAPQSPVAAAHLGELAGLVAGGTLSSKGAKDVFAKMWETGKGPKALVDELGLSQVSDDKQVMEWVLQALAANPKAAADLKGGKDAAIGSIVGGVMKLSKGKANPALVNKLIKEAVKA; via the coding sequence GTGAAAGAATACGAACTGATCATCGGACTCGAAGTCCACTGCCAGCTGGCCACGAAGACCAAGCTGTTCTGCGGCTGCGGCACCGACGGCTTCGGCCAGGCGCCGAACAGCCGCGTCTGCCCCCTGTGCACCGCCCAGCCGGGCGTCCTGCCCGTCCTCAACCGGCGCGCGGTCGAGCTTGCCTTTCAGGCGGCCATGGCGCTCGAGTGCGAGCTGGCGCCGCAGTCCATCTTCGCCCGCAAGAACTACTTCTACCCCGACCTGCCGAAGGCCTACCAGATCTCCCAGTACGACCAGCCCTTCTCCCAGCACGGGAAGCTCGCGATCACGGTCGGCGGCGCGGTCAAGACGATCGGCATCACCCGCATCCACCTCGAGGAGGACGCGGGCAAGCTCGTCCACGACCTGGCCGGCTCCAAGCTCGACGGCTCGCTCGTGGACCTCAACCGCTCGGGCGTGCCCCTCATCGAGATCGTCAGCGAGCCCGACATGCGCACCTCGGAGGAGGCCTACGCCTACCTGACCGCCCTCAAGGAGGTCATCCAGTTCACGGGCTCCTCGCGCTGCGACATGGAGAAAGGCGAGATGCGCTGCGACGCGAACGTGTCCGTGCGCCCCGTCGGGCAGAAGGAGTTCGGCACCCGCACGGAGACGAAGAACCTCAACTCGTTCAAGAACGTGAAGGACGCGATCGACGCCGAGTTCCGGCGCCAGGTGTCGGTCATCGAGAGCGGGGGGAAGATCGTCCAGGAGACCCGCCTCTGGGACGCCGCCCTGCAGGCCGGGCGCTCGATGCGCACGAAGGAAGACGCTCACGACTACCGCTATTTCCCCGACCCCGACCTCGTGCCCCTCGTCGCGGACCCGAAATGGGTCGAAAAACTGCGGTCGGAATTACCCGAGCTTCCCGCGAAAAAAAGGGCTCGCTTTACCGGGCAATTGGGGCTATCCTCGTACGACGCCGAGGTTCTGACGGGCGACAGGGTCCTCTCCGAGTACTTCGAGAAGGCCGTCGCGGCCGCTCCCTCCGGGTCCGCTAAAACCGTGTCCAACCTATTGACCACCGAGATGCTCGGCCGCCTCAACGCCGAAGGCAAGGCCGCGCCGCAGTCGCCGGTCGCGGCCGCGCACCTGGGCGAGCTGGCCGGCCTCGTCGCCGGCGGGACCTTGTCCTCCAAGGGGGCCAAGGACGTGTTCGCGAAGATGTGGGAGACCGGCAAGGGGCCGAAGGCGCTCGTGGACGAGCTCGGTCTTTCTCAAGTGTCCGACGACAAGCAGGTCATGGAGTGGGTGCTTCAGGCGCTCGCGGCCAATCCCAAGGCCGCCGCCGACCTGAAGGGGGGCAAGGACGCCGCCATCGGCTCGATCGTCGGCGGCGTCATGAAGCTCTCCAAGGGGAAGGCGAACCCAGCCCTCGTCAACAAGCTCATCAAGGAGGCCGTCAAAGCATGA